Proteins from a genomic interval of Oncorhynchus kisutch isolate 150728-3 linkage group LG28, Okis_V2, whole genome shotgun sequence:
- the LOC109878647 gene encoding scavenger receptor cysteine-rich domain-containing group B protein, with protein sequence MPMGPRTTTSMKTTHSQVRLVNGRDRCEGRVEVWHNGTWGTVCDDDWDMVDANVVCRQLVCGLAVAVGSISEYGQGLGPIMLDNVDCKGGETDLGQCGSLGWRIHNCYHYEDVSVTCKVPSVVASRSLQYLGEATTSSRRNSALRDGRIRLVGGLDYCQGRVEVFYQGSWGTVCDDDWGRRDAGVVCQQIGCGHAVSSTTNAYFGYGTGLILLDNVNCNGYENQLSKCYSLGWGIHNCGHHEDAGVICSGSGSTTVSTKNTMPMGRGFFQTASITVLVTDRTEPVKTTTTTTVTKTMVAMTTKERPVLRVVNGNSSCEGRVEVFHGNLWGTVCDDDWQLPNAQVVCRQLGCGPAIAAKILAFFGYGSGPILLDNVDCTGSEMKLENCFNLGWGQHNCGHHEDAGVICAPFQPVRAGRDFTVTETTTRPPSDGMVRLVGGQHHCEGRVEMFSGAKWGTVCDDAWDMPDAQVVCRQLGCGEAAAARGEAYFGPGNGTILLDNLKCSGSEASLQQCSHIPWDVHNCDHSEDAGVTCSLS encoded by the exons ATG CCAATGGGACCACGGACGACGACCTCCATGAAGACAACGCATTCCCAAG TGCGTCTGGTGAACGGGCGTGACCGGTGTGAGGGCCGTGTGGAAGTCTGGCACAACGGAACGTGGGGTACGGTGTGTGATGACGACTGGGACATGGTAGATGCCAATGTGGTGTGTCGGCAGCTGGTCTGCGGTCTGGCTGTGGCGGTGGGTAGCATCTCAGAGTACGGCCAGGGCTTGGGGCCCATCATGCTGGACAACGTAGACTGTAAAGGAGGGGAGACCGACCTGGGACAGTGTGGCAGTCTGGGCTGGAGAATCCATAACTGTTACCACTACGAGGATGTATCGGTCACATGCAAAG TTCCATCAGTGGTGGCGTCACGGAGCCTCCAGTACCTCGGTGAGGCCACCACTTCATCTCGGAGAAACTCAGCTTTAA GAGATGGTAGGATCCGGTTAGTTGGTGGACTGGACTACTGCCAGGGACGAGTGGAGGTCTTCTACCAGGGCAGCTGGGGGACGGTGTGTGATGACGACTGGGGTAGGAGAGACGCAGGGGTGGTGTGTCAGCAGATTGGCTGTGGCCACGCCGTTTCCTCCACCACCAATGCCTACTTTGGTTACGGCACAGGACTGATTCTACTGGACAATGTCAACTGTAATGGTTACGAGAACCAGCTGAGTAAATGCTACAGCCTGGGATGGGGGATACACAACTGTGGACATCATGAGGACGCTGGGGTTATCTGTTCAG GTTCAGGCTCCACCACAGTTTCTACCAAAAACACAATGCCCATGGGAAGGGGATTCTTCCAGACTGCCAGCATTACAG TTCTAGTGACCGACCGAACAGAACCAGTCAagaccactactacaactaccgtGACAAAGACAATGGTTGCTATGACAACCAAAG AGCGTCCCGTCCTCCGCGTGGTAAACGGTAATAGCAGCTGCGAGGGTCGCGTGGAAGTGTTCCACGGTAACCTCTGGGGCACGGTGTGTGACGACGACTGGCAGCTGCCCAACGCCCAGGTGGTGTGTAGGCAGCTGGGTTGTGGTCCCGCTATCGCCGCCAAGATCCTGGCCTTCTTCGGCTACGGCTCGGGTCCCATCTTGCTGGACAACGTGGACTGTACGGGCAGTGAAATGAAACTGGAGAACTGTTTCAACCTGGGCTGGGGACAGCACAACTGTGGACACCATGAAGATGCTGGAGTTATCTGTGCAC cCTTTCAGCCTGTTCGAGCTGGAAGAGACTTCACCGTGACAGAAACAACAACTAGACCACCAAGTGACG gCATGGTGAGGTTGGTAGGCGGGCAGCACCACTGCGAGGGTCGGGTGGAGATGTTCTCGGGGGCGAAATGGGGTACGGTGTGTGACGACGCCTGGGACATGCCAGATGCCCAGGTGGTGTGTCGCCAGCTGGGCTGCGGGGAGGCTGCTGCGGCTCGCGGGGAGGCCTACTTCGGGCCCGGCAACGGCACCATCCTCCTGGACAATCTGAAGTGCAGTGGCTCCGAGGCCTCGCTCCAGCAGTGCTCGCACATACCCTGGGATGTACACAACTGTGACCATTCTGAAGACGCTGGCGTCACATGCTCACTGTCGTGA